Proteins encoded by one window of Geobacter sp. DSM 9736:
- a CDS encoding glycosyltransferase family 2 protein has protein sequence MTGLPKITIVTPSYNQGKFLEKTILSVLDQGYPNLEYIIIDGGSTDGSVDIIRRYEKHLAYWVSEPDRGQSHALNKGFERATGEIFGWLNSDDWYLPGALNAVAESFAAQPDAGAIVGAGEMYFEETGTSMLFEPYPLTLKSLFQAIHKHIMQPSCFFAQAAWRDCGPLDEALHLAMDFDLWLRIAKKYSFTTIRNNLSVSRVHASAKTTAMAAESYADSIFVMHRNGGESEARACLVEFLSELLVKRRETIHLQNELYHSIKSREQEREELRKQITAIHGSLSWKITQPLRLCCDVLLKLIR, from the coding sequence GTGACAGGCTTACCTAAAATTACCATAGTAACGCCTTCGTACAACCAGGGAAAATTCCTGGAGAAGACAATCCTCTCCGTTCTGGATCAGGGTTATCCCAATCTTGAATACATCATCATCGATGGCGGGAGTACCGACGGCAGTGTAGATATCATCAGAAGATACGAGAAGCACCTTGCATATTGGGTAAGCGAGCCGGACAGAGGGCAGAGCCATGCCTTAAACAAAGGCTTCGAAAGGGCCACTGGGGAGATCTTCGGCTGGCTAAATTCAGATGACTGGTATCTTCCTGGAGCACTCAATGCTGTGGCAGAGTCCTTTGCGGCACAACCCGATGCTGGGGCGATAGTCGGCGCGGGGGAAATGTATTTTGAAGAAACCGGCACCTCAATGCTTTTCGAGCCCTACCCTCTTACGCTCAAGTCGCTTTTTCAAGCCATTCATAAGCATATAATGCAACCCTCCTGCTTTTTCGCACAAGCTGCCTGGCGTGATTGCGGACCTTTGGACGAGGCACTGCATCTTGCCATGGATTTTGATCTCTGGCTTCGAATTGCCAAAAAATACTCTTTCACCACGATACGGAACAACCTTTCCGTGAGTCGTGTCCATGCATCTGCGAAGACTACCGCTATGGCAGCAGAGTCTTACGCGGACAGCATCTTCGTTATGCATAGGAACGGCGGTGAATCTGAGGCCAGGGCTTGTCTTGTAGAATTTCTGTCAGAGCTGTTAGTAAAAAGGAGAGAGACAATTCATCTCCAGAATGAACTGTATCACTCGATAAAATCCAGAGAACAAGAAAGAGAGGAGCTCCGGAAGCAAATTACTGCAATCCATGGCTCTCTCAGCTGGAAAATCACTCAGCCGCTGCGGCTATGCTGTGACGTGCTCCTGAAACTGATAAGGTAA
- a CDS encoding ABC transporter permease: MLKMFIAFVTELVSRRQIIVEMAKRDFRQKYLGSYLGMLWAFVHPTVYIAILWFVFSFVFKSQPVNNVPYVLWLATGIIPWFFFSDALSSATVSILENSFLVKKMAFSIGILPLVKLISTLIIHLFFILLIFLMFLANGLPIPIHSVQVLYYLGASIVLLLGLGWFCSSVIIFLRDIGQLVSMALQFLFWGTPIFWSINLLPPGLQPYFKLNPVVYIIEGYRDSLINKVWFWEHWAQTLYFWSVAMFFLLIGAVVFRRLRPHFADVL, from the coding sequence ATGCTAAAAATGTTCATAGCCTTTGTAACCGAGCTAGTCTCGCGCCGCCAGATCATCGTTGAGATGGCGAAGCGTGATTTCAGGCAAAAGTACTTGGGGTCCTACCTGGGCATGCTTTGGGCTTTCGTGCATCCAACGGTGTACATTGCCATTCTCTGGTTTGTGTTCAGCTTCGTGTTCAAGAGCCAGCCGGTAAACAACGTTCCGTATGTGCTCTGGCTGGCGACAGGTATCATTCCCTGGTTTTTCTTCAGTGATGCGCTTTCCTCTGCTACCGTTTCCATCCTTGAAAACAGTTTCCTTGTAAAGAAAATGGCATTCAGCATCGGGATACTTCCTCTGGTAAAGCTGATTTCCACGCTGATAATCCATCTGTTTTTCATACTCCTGATCTTTCTGATGTTCCTTGCGAACGGACTGCCGATCCCGATCCATAGCGTGCAGGTGCTTTATTACCTGGGTGCATCGATAGTCCTCCTTCTGGGTCTTGGCTGGTTCTGTTCTTCTGTGATCATTTTTCTTCGCGACATTGGCCAACTGGTTTCCATGGCACTGCAGTTCCTCTTCTGGGGTACCCCGATTTTCTGGTCGATCAATCTGCTGCCGCCAGGTCTTCAGCCATACTTCAAACTCAACCCGGTTGTGTACATCATAGAAGGGTATCGCGACAGTCTGATCAATAAAGTCTGGTTTTGGGAGCACTGGGCTCAGACGCTGTATTTCTGGTCTGTAGCAATGTTTTTTCTTCTGATCGGGGCGGTGGTCTTCCGTCGCTTGCGGCCGCACTTTGCCGATGTGCTATAG
- a CDS encoding ABC transporter ATP-binding protein: protein MIKAVKVMWDLIPNGEKKYLFLLFAVIFAMSFIETLGIASIMPFMRAISNPSPADMPHLVHDALDFIGFQSASDLVLPLGIALFGLLVVSSLLKALIVRLSIIFENNVNQVLGRRLLANYLSKEYSFFLNRHTSDMGKNILFEARNVISCFAAALQVVSSVLMSLLIMSLLVLFEPLVAVAIAISLGGSYGAVFLFTRNRLSRIGKEQVHAVSLKHKAANEALNGVKEIKVLGRERFFIERFSVHAEHYSRNCIAAGTVGLLPRLALEVMAFGGILLIVFYLIGNGGSADQIIPLLAVYAFAGYRILPALQQIFSGIGTIRLNAAGLELLHGDLVKEPQESQGNISVVNEAVLPLPFDRELRLDNVGFRYTGASGPTLDGVTLTILKNTSVGLVGATGSGKTTLVDIILGLLVPTSGEVLVDGIRIRDEQIPYWRRNIGYVHQQIFLSDDSIARNIAFGVPDSIIDMAAVIRAARVANLHSFIENRLPEGYETIIGERGVRLSGGQRQRIAIARALYRNPSLLIMDEATNALDGVTEAAVMDALREVSGKKTVIMIAHRLTTVKGCDIIYMLQNGRIVSHGTYEELTKSSRWFQLAAGHS from the coding sequence ATGATTAAGGCAGTAAAGGTAATGTGGGACCTTATACCAAACGGAGAAAAAAAGTACTTGTTTCTTCTGTTTGCAGTCATATTCGCTATGTCATTTATTGAAACCCTAGGCATTGCGTCGATCATGCCTTTTATGAGAGCCATATCCAACCCGTCTCCGGCAGATATGCCTCATTTGGTTCATGATGCTTTAGATTTTATTGGTTTTCAAAGTGCCTCGGATTTAGTTTTGCCGCTTGGTATTGCTCTCTTTGGGTTGCTTGTTGTCAGCAGTCTGCTGAAAGCTCTTATAGTCAGGTTGAGCATCATATTTGAAAACAACGTCAATCAGGTTCTGGGCCGGCGGCTTCTAGCAAATTACCTGTCGAAGGAATATTCCTTTTTTCTGAACCGTCATACCTCTGATATGGGCAAAAACATCCTGTTCGAGGCAAGAAATGTCATCAGCTGCTTTGCTGCCGCTCTTCAGGTTGTTTCCAGTGTGCTGATGAGTTTGCTGATAATGAGCCTGCTGGTGCTTTTTGAACCTCTGGTCGCGGTTGCCATTGCTATTTCTCTCGGGGGAAGTTATGGAGCGGTTTTTTTATTTACCCGCAACAGGTTGTCCCGGATCGGGAAGGAGCAGGTTCACGCGGTATCGCTCAAGCACAAGGCTGCAAATGAGGCATTGAACGGGGTCAAGGAAATAAAGGTGCTGGGGCGGGAGCGGTTTTTCATCGAGAGATTTTCAGTTCATGCCGAGCACTATTCCAGAAACTGTATTGCGGCTGGAACAGTGGGGCTACTTCCGCGGCTTGCGCTGGAAGTGATGGCATTCGGCGGCATTTTGCTTATAGTTTTCTACTTGATTGGGAACGGGGGATCTGCCGACCAGATCATACCGCTTCTGGCTGTTTACGCGTTTGCAGGTTACCGGATTCTCCCGGCCCTCCAGCAGATCTTCTCTGGCATTGGCACCATCCGCCTTAACGCCGCCGGTCTGGAACTGTTACATGGGGATCTGGTAAAGGAGCCTCAGGAATCGCAGGGAAATATTAGTGTTGTAAATGAAGCCGTCCTACCGTTACCTTTTGACCGCGAGCTCCGCCTAGACAATGTTGGGTTCCGTTACACAGGTGCCAGTGGGCCCACCTTGGATGGCGTAACGCTGACAATCCTGAAGAACACCTCTGTGGGTTTGGTCGGCGCTACGGGCTCGGGGAAGACAACCCTGGTGGATATCATTCTCGGATTGCTTGTCCCCACTTCCGGAGAGGTGCTGGTTGACGGCATCCGGATCAGGGATGAGCAGATCCCGTACTGGCGGCGCAATATAGGCTATGTCCATCAGCAGATCTTTCTTAGTGATGATTCCATTGCCAGGAATATCGCATTTGGGGTTCCTGATTCTATCATCGATATGGCCGCAGTTATCCGCGCAGCCCGTGTTGCCAATCTGCATTCCTTCATTGAAAACAGACTTCCCGAAGGATATGAAACGATAATTGGGGAGCGTGGCGTAAGACTGAGTGGCGGCCAACGTCAGCGCATTGCCATTGCCCGTGCGCTCTATCGTAATCCTTCTCTGTTGATAATGGATGAAGCTACTAACGCGCTGGATGGCGTAACAGAGGCGGCAGTTATGGACGCGCTGCGTGAAGTGTCCGGGAAAAAAACGGTAATTATGATCGCTCATCGTCTCACCACCGTCAAAGGCTGCGACATCATTTACATGCTGCAGAATGGTCGCATTGTCAGCCACGGGACCTATGAAGAGCTGACGAAATCATCAAGATGGTTTCAACTGGCGGCTGGGCATTCCTAG